One genomic region from Terriglobia bacterium encodes:
- the plsX gene encoding phosphate acyltransferase PlsX, which yields METVIAVDAMGSDRHPRPEIEGALLAARHYGVRVMLVGPEELLRRELAGHPTAQNLPIDVVNATQVIEMEEKAVQAVRTKKDSSMHVGLRLVKEKKAVGFVTAGNTGAAMAAAKMVLGALPGVDRPALASVFPTQAGKDKPSILIDVGANVDSKPHNLAQFALMGAMYYRAIFKNTKPTVGILSIGEEEGKGNELTRKAHSLIKDLPINFLGNVEGRDLYNGKVDVIVCDGFVGNVALKISEGLVEAVRYLLKESLTSTITSQVGALLARKAFANFGRKLDYAEYGGAPLLGLKGVAIVGHGRSNANAMKNAIRVAKEFYESGINTNIEKELGAARSESQSMRPDSYLGPDKAEESA from the coding sequence GTGGAAACTGTCATAGCCGTCGATGCAATGGGTTCAGACCGGCATCCCAGGCCCGAGATCGAGGGTGCGCTGCTGGCCGCTCGCCATTATGGCGTACGAGTGATGCTGGTGGGGCCTGAAGAGCTGCTGCGGCGCGAGCTTGCAGGCCATCCCACCGCGCAAAACCTGCCGATTGACGTGGTAAACGCCACGCAAGTCATTGAAATGGAAGAAAAAGCCGTGCAGGCGGTGCGGACCAAGAAAGACTCCAGCATGCACGTGGGCCTGCGGCTGGTAAAAGAAAAGAAAGCCGTGGGGTTTGTGACTGCCGGCAATACCGGCGCTGCAATGGCCGCGGCCAAGATGGTTCTGGGCGCTCTGCCCGGAGTCGACCGTCCCGCACTGGCCAGCGTATTTCCTACTCAAGCGGGCAAGGACAAGCCTTCCATCCTGATTGACGTGGGCGCCAACGTGGATTCCAAGCCGCACAACCTGGCGCAGTTTGCGCTGATGGGCGCAATGTACTATCGCGCGATCTTCAAGAATACCAAGCCGACGGTGGGCATCCTTTCCATTGGTGAAGAAGAAGGCAAAGGCAACGAACTCACGCGCAAAGCCCACTCGCTGATCAAGGACTTGCCGATCAATTTTCTGGGCAATGTTGAAGGCCGCGATTTATACAACGGCAAAGTGGATGTTATTGTCTGTGACGGCTTCGTCGGCAACGTGGCGCTCAAGATTTCTGAAGGGCTGGTGGAAGCGGTACGCTATCTGCTGAAAGAATCCCTCACCTCAACAATTACTTCCCAGGTAGGCGCGCTGCTGGCGCGCAAGGCATTCGCCAACTTCGGCCGCAAGCTTGACTATGCCGAATACGGCGGAGCGCCGCTGCTCGGGCTGAAAGGCGTCGCTATCGTAGGCCATGGACGCTCAAATGCTAATGCCATGAAGAATGCCATCCGTGTGGCCAAAGAATTTTACGAGTCAGGCATAAATACCAATATCGAAAAAGAACTCGGCGCGGCGCGGTCAGAATCACAATCCATGCGGCCGGACTCATACCTTGGCCCTGACAAGGCGGAAGAATCCGCATGA
- the rpmF gene encoding 50S ribosomal protein L32, producing MPNPKRRHSKARTSSRRAHDFLTAHSASECPNCHEKKMPHRVCPKCGYYKGREVAQVKENA from the coding sequence ATGCCAAATCCAAAACGGCGGCACTCAAAAGCACGCACCTCGAGTCGCCGCGCACATGACTTCCTTACCGCGCATTCCGCTTCGGAATGTCCCAACTGCCATGAGAAAAAGATGCCGCATCGCGTATGTCCAAAGTGCGGCTACTACAAAGGCCGTGAAGTAGCGCAGGTAAAAGAAAACGCCTAA
- a CDS encoding YtxH domain-containing protein, whose amino-acid sequence MKSFLAGLGIGIGLGILFAPMSGEETRENLTQRASDLADSARDLANQGRDKVRTTVSAIRGQADRFASNVQEATGTETRNL is encoded by the coding sequence ATGAAATCCTTTTTGGCAGGGTTGGGAATTGGTATTGGTTTGGGGATTCTTTTTGCCCCGATGAGCGGCGAAGAAACACGCGAAAATCTTACACAACGGGCCAGCGATCTGGCAGACTCAGCACGTGACCTGGCGAACCAGGGTCGCGACAAGGTCCGCACCACGGTTTCTGCAATTCGCGGACAGGCTGACCGTTTTGCAAGCAACGTTCAGGAAGCCACCGGGACGGAAACCCGTAACCTCTAA
- the fabD gene encoding ACP S-malonyltransferase, whose translation MSHGPIAFLFPGQGSQAAGMGKELASLYPVARHTFQEADDALGFSISQVCFEGPNDQLKLTENTQPAILTMSTAVARVLQEKGIVPQFAAGHSLGEYSAHVAAGTLSFAEAVRTVHNRGRYMQEAVPAGEGGMAAILGMTLDELQQVCADAAQGEIVSPANINSPDQIVISGHQKAVERAADLAKQRGAKKAVMLVVSAPFHCELMRPAQDRLEADLQKLHFNNPELPVIANIDATPKATAEGSRQALVRQVTGAVQWSKCMQTLIGLGVQIFIEVGPGKVLTGLMRQIDRSQTCLNAEDEASVQKVSNLFAASAKE comes from the coding sequence ATGAGCCACGGCCCGATTGCTTTCCTCTTCCCCGGACAGGGATCACAAGCAGCAGGAATGGGAAAAGAGCTGGCATCGCTCTACCCCGTCGCGAGGCACACGTTTCAGGAAGCTGACGACGCTCTGGGATTTTCTATCTCTCAAGTCTGTTTTGAAGGGCCGAACGATCAGCTTAAGCTCACTGAAAATACTCAGCCTGCCATCCTGACGATGAGCACCGCAGTCGCGCGTGTGCTGCAAGAAAAAGGAATTGTTCCCCAGTTTGCCGCTGGTCACAGCTTAGGCGAATACTCCGCTCACGTGGCTGCCGGAACACTTTCTTTTGCTGAGGCCGTCCGTACCGTGCACAATCGGGGACGCTACATGCAGGAAGCTGTGCCGGCGGGTGAAGGCGGAATGGCGGCAATCCTGGGAATGACGCTGGACGAGTTGCAACAAGTTTGCGCCGACGCTGCGCAGGGTGAAATTGTTTCTCCGGCAAACATCAATTCACCGGATCAAATCGTAATTTCAGGACATCAAAAAGCGGTAGAACGCGCCGCCGATCTGGCTAAACAACGCGGAGCTAAGAAGGCCGTGATGCTGGTGGTGAGCGCACCTTTTCATTGCGAGTTGATGAGGCCGGCGCAAGACCGGCTGGAAGCAGATTTACAAAAGCTTCATTTCAACAATCCCGAATTGCCGGTGATCGCGAACATTGATGCAACGCCAAAGGCTACCGCTGAAGGCTCACGCCAAGCGCTGGTGCGTCAGGTAACAGGCGCTGTGCAGTGGTCCAAATGCATGCAGACGCTGATTGGCCTCGGCGTGCAAATATTTATTGAGGTCGGACCCGGTAAGGTGCTCACAGGCTTGATGCGCCAGATTGATCGGTCACAGACTTGCCTGAATGCCGAGGATGAAGCGTCGGTCCAGAAGGTGAGCAATCTATTCGCGGCATCGGCGAAAGAATAA
- a CDS encoding DUF177 domain-containing protein codes for MFIKVKDLELRNLEFDETFAPGAIDLLEDQIQTAPLKSAGRAELIRENRGGRNVVEDIRLVGSFSTEVEVKCARCLDPVHNALAEKFDLLYRPLGVDAGRDEVAITEADTEIGYYQGEGLLLEDVLKEQILLALPVKQLCRTNCKGLCPQCGKNLNVESCDCVTAMPDPRWSALEDIRKKLER; via the coding sequence ATGTTTATAAAAGTAAAGGATCTTGAGCTCCGAAATCTTGAATTTGACGAGACTTTTGCGCCTGGCGCAATCGACTTGCTGGAAGATCAGATTCAGACTGCGCCTTTGAAGTCGGCAGGTCGAGCGGAACTGATTCGCGAGAACCGCGGTGGCCGAAATGTTGTTGAAGACATCAGGCTGGTAGGCAGCTTTTCGACAGAAGTTGAAGTCAAATGCGCCCGCTGCCTTGATCCGGTGCATAATGCGCTGGCGGAAAAATTTGATTTGCTATACCGGCCTTTGGGCGTGGATGCGGGACGGGATGAAGTCGCGATCACCGAAGCCGACACAGAGATTGGTTATTATCAGGGTGAGGGATTGCTGCTGGAAGACGTTTTGAAGGAGCAGATCCTTCTGGCCCTGCCAGTGAAGCAGCTTTGCCGCACCAACTGCAAAGGGCTCTGCCCGCAGTGCGGCAAGAACCTGAACGTGGAAAGCTGCGATTGCGTGACGGCGATGCCCGATCCGCGATGGTCGGCGCTGGAAGATATTCGCAAGAAGTTGGAACGATAA